One Halobacterium wangiae genomic window, GCTGGCCGACGAACACGTCCCCGGTGCGAGTGTGGCGCTCGTGGACTGCGCGGAGCCACGCTCCGCGGAAGACGCGAGTGGCGAGGGACGAAGTTCCTCGCACCGTTCGAGCGGGCAAAGCCCGCGAGAAGGCGGCGACCAGCCGCGAGCGGGCGACCACGTCGTGTACGCGGACGGCTTCGGCGCCCGCGACCTGGAGTCGAACGCGCCGGCGACGCCGGACACGGTGTTCGGCGTGGCGTCGGTGACGAAGTCGTTCGTCGCGACGAGCGTCCTCCGGTTGGTCGACGAGGGCCACCTCTCCGTGGACGACCCGGTGACGGACTACGTCCCGTACTTCCGGGACCTCGACGACCCGCCGACGGTCCACGAACTGCTCTCGCACACCTCCGGGATGCCCAGCGACGGCGCGAGCGTCGCGCTCATCTCGCGGTTCGTCGGCGGCGACGCGGCGACGGCGCCGCTGAGCTCCGACGCAGACGTCCGCCGGAACGTCCGCGACTCGCTCGCCGAACGCTCCGACGGCGAGCGCTTCTTCTACTACAACACCGGCTACACCGTCCTCGGCGAACTCGTTGAAGCGATCGACGGTCGGCCGTTCCCGGAGTACGTCGACGACGAGGTGCTCGGCCCGCTCGGGATGGACCGCTCGGTGGTGCGGGCGGACCCCGGCGACGTCGCGGACGGGATGACGCCGTACCGCCTCGACGACGGCGACCTAGAGGAGACGGCGTTCCCCGTGAAGGGGGTCGGAGCGGCGGGCGGCCTGTTGAGCACGGCCAGCGACCTCGCGGCGTACCTCCAGTTCGCGATGCACGGCGACGAGCGCGTGCTCCCGGACGACCTGCTGGACCTCGCCCAGGAGCCCCACGCGACGCGCCAGGAACGCGTCGACGGGGCGGCCAACCAGTACGGGTACGGGTGGATGCGACAGCCGCTGCTCGGCGACGAACTCGTCGAGCACTCGGGGGACCTCGCCGTATCGTCGGCGTACGTCGGCTTCCTGGAGGACGCCGGAGTCGGCGTCGCGGTGCTGGCGAACACGTCACCGGAGGTCCACCCGAGTTTCGTGGGCCGCGCGCTGCTGGCGCTCGTCCGCGGCGAGGACCCCGACGACGCGGTGCCGTTCTACGCACTCCGCGCGAAGTGCCGGCGGGTCGCGGGTCGCTACGAGTCCTTCCGGTCGGCGATGACGGCGGACGTCGAGGCCACCGGTGGGACGCTGCAGGCGACGTTCGAGACGGCGCTCGGCGAGGAGTCGGTGACTGCGTTCCCGGAGTCCCTCGACCCGACGGACCACCGGTTCTACACGGTGGACGCGGGCGGTAATCGCCAGCCGCTGACCTTCGAGGAGACCGACGAGGGACTGGACTGTTACTACCAGCGGTGGCGACTCCACGAATCGGACGAATAGCCACCGTTGTACAGGATTCCAAAACGTTCGTCCAGTATCGCCAGGGCCAGGCAGACGTTCGGTGAATGGTGGGAAAGCTTATAACCCGCTTCCACGAAGGGTAGTACGCATGGGGACTGTTACCACCCCTCCCGACGAGCAGGCCCGGTCGATCTTCGCCGACCTCGGGTACAGTCTCGCAGGTGACGGCGCAGAGTTCTCCGCGACTCGCGACTGGAAGGAGATACGAGTCTCCGCCGTCACAGAGAACGTCGACACGCCCGACGACAGCGGCTATCGCTGCTTCGTCACGTGGGCGGACGAGGCCGACGCACTGGAACGACAGTTACGCCGCGTAGATCCGCCCTACGAGTGGGCGGTGATGGGGGTCGAAGAGGACGGCGACTACGAGGTTGCGCGCGCACCGCCGGTCGAGTGACCGGTCGGTCGCGTCGATTTTTCGGGACCGAGTTGCCTAGCGGAGCGACTCGCGCGTCGCCGCGAGCCCCGCGTCCGCGTCGACGTCCGCGCCGAGCGCGTCGAAGGCGTCGGCGAGCGCCGCGACGACGAGGGTCACGTTCTCCGGGCGCGCACCGTGGCCCATGCAGCCGATGCGGAACACGTCGCCCGAGAGGTCGCCGAGGCCGGCCGCTATCTCCAGGTCGTAGGCGTCGAGCACGTAGTCGATGACGGCGCCGTCGTCGACGCCGTCGGGGACGCGGACGGCGTTCAGACTCGGCAGCCAGTAGTCGTCCTCGGGGTTGAGACCGAGACCCATCGCCTCCACGCCTGCCTTCAGCGCGCCCGCCATCTCCAGGTGGCGCTCCCAGCGCGCCTCGATGCCCTCCTCGGCGACGAGGCGGAGCGCTTCCCGGAGCGCGTACACGTTCGAGACGGGTGCCGTGTGGTGGTAGGCTCGCTCGTCGCCCCAGTAGCCCTCCAGCAGCGAGAGGTCGAGGTACCACGACCGGGCGGGTTCCTCGCGGTCAAGGACCTTGTCCATCGCGACGTCGTTCAGCGTCAGCGGGCTGGCGCCCGGCGGACAGGAGAGGCACTTCTGGGGGCCGGCGTACGCCACGTCGACGTTCCAGTCGTCGACGTGCAATTCGACGCCGCCGATGCTCGTCACGGTGTCAGCGATGACCAGCGCGTCGTGGTCGTGGGCGGCCTCGGTGATGGCGGGCACGTCCGGTTGCTTCACGCCCGTCGACGTCTCCGCGTGGACGAACCCGAAGACGTCCGGGTCGAACTCCTCGCAGGCGTCGGCCACGTCGTCCGGGTCCAGCGGTTCGCCCCACGGCGCACCGACGCGGACCACGTCGCCGCCCGCGCGACGCGCCATCGCCGCCATCCGGTCGCCGAAGTAGCCGTTCGTCGGCGCGAGGACCGTGTCCCCCGGTTCGACGAGGTTGCCGATGGCCGCCTCCATCGCGGCCGACCCCGTCCCCGAGACGGGGATCGTCCACTCGTTGTCGGTCTGGAATGCGTACCGGAGCAGTTCCTGGGTCTCGTCCATGATGTCGACGAACGACGGGTCGAGGTGGCCCACGAGCGGCGTGCTCATCGCCTTCAGCACGCGCGGGTGGACCGGACTCGGCCCCGGACCCATCAGCGTTCGCTGCGGCGGATTCAGCTCGCCGATGTCTGGCGCGTCTGTCATGTGAAACACACGCGTCGGGAGCGAGCAAGAAACTTCGGGATGCGGGGGCGTCGGCGGAGTTACGTGACCCCCGTGTGAACGGCCGGTATGCAGACCGACACGCCGTCGTCGCTGTCCGAGCTGGTGAACAGGGCCATCGACGGGTTCGTCGGCAACGTCGTCGACGCCCTCCCCGAGCTACTCACCGGCGTCGTCTTCCTCGCGCTCGCGGCCGTCCTCATCAGAGCCGTCGTCGCCGTATTGCGGTGGTTCCTGGCTCGCATCTACCGCAACCAGCCAATCTACGTCCAGCTCGGCGCCACGCTCGCGTCCATCCTGCTGTGGTTCGGCGCGCTGCTCGCGTTCCTCTCGGCGGTCGGCCTCCCGGAGATCGCGGCCGCACTCGGCACCGCCTCCGGGTTCCTCGCGCTCGGCGTCTCCTACGCGCTCTCGGGGATGCTCGCCGACGCCGTCGCCGGCATCTACCTCCTCCGCGACCCCGACTTCAACCCCGGCGACACCGTCGTCACTGGTGACGTCACCGGGACCGTCGAGACCATCGAGTTGCGGAAGACGCGCTTCGCGGTCGGCGAGGACATCGTGGTGCGTGCCAACGCGGAGGTTGAGAAGAAGTGGACGAAGAAGCCGGACTGAGCCGCGTTCCCGGCGGAGCGACCCGACCCGCGTGCTTATCAGCGACCGCGGCGTAGCGCGACTATGTTCGTCGGACACGCAACGTTCGCGTTCGGCGCCGTCGCCCTCCTCGCCCTCCAGTTCGGGAGGTCCCGAGAGCGTGCGCTGGCGCTCGGCGTGTTCGCCGGCCTCTTCGCCGCCGTCCCCGACGTGGACATGGCGTACGCCGTCGTCGGCCTCGTCGGTGCGGACCCGACCAGTCCGACAGCCGCCGCCAGTTCGTTCTGGGGCGCCTCCACGGTCGTCCACCGCGCGGTCACGCACTCGCTGGTGGTCGCCGTCCCGGCCGCCGCAGCGTTCGCGCTCGCTCCCACCCACCGCCGTCTCGCTGCGGTCGCGCTGCTCGGTCTGGTCGCGGTGGTCGGCACCACTGCCGGCGTGCTCGGCGTCTTCGTCGTCGCGCTGTTCGCCGTCGCGGGCTGGCTGGTCGCCGTCGGCGGCCACCACTGGGGCGTCCGTGGACCCGCGCTCTTCGGCGTCGCGCTCGCCGGCCTCGCCAGCCACCCGTTCGGCGACCTCCTCACCGGAGAGCCGCCACGCCTGCTGTACCCCCTCGACGTCGTCGTCTTCGACGGGCGGCTCACGCTGTCCGCGGACCCGACGCTCCACCTGCTCGGGGCGTTCGGCGTCGAACTCGTCGCCATCTGGGTCGGCGTGGTCGCGGCGCTCGCGCTCGCGGACCACCGGCTCACCGACCACGTGAACGGTCGCGCGGCGGTCGGCGCTGCCTACGCCCTCGCGGTGCTCGTGGTGCCCCCGCCGACGCTCGACGTCTCCTACCACTTCGTCTTCAGCGTCGTCGCGGTCGGTCTCGTCGCCGCCGTCCCCGTCCCGCGGGGGCGGTCGATTCCGCGCCCGACGCCGTTCAACGCGCTCGTGACGGGGCTGACGGCGGTCACGCTCGCCGGCACCGCGTACGCCGTGGCGTACGTCGGCGGACTCGCCTGAGGCCGCCGCCGGGGCGCGCGACCGCCCGTGACCGCGAGCGGGCCGGCGACTAGCTTTATCCGGCGTGCGACGGTATAACGTACTGATGGTCTACAAGAAGATCGAACTCATCGGGACCAGTGAGGAGAGCTTCGACGACGCCGCGGACGACGCCATTGACCGCGCGGAGGACACCCTCCAGAACGTGAAGTGGGCGGAGGTGATCGACCAGGGCGTCGAGATAGCCAACGCGGAGGACAGACAGTATCAGGTCGAGATGAAGGTCGCTTTCGAACTCCAGGACTAGGTGCGGAACGACTCGCCGCAGCCACACTCGCTCTCGACGTTCGGGTTCTGGACGTGGAACCCCGCTCCCTGCAGGCCGCCCTCGTAGGCGAGCTGGCTGCCGCCGACGTAGTTCAGGCTCGACTGGTCGACGAACAGCCGGATACCGTTGCTCTCGAAGATCTCGTCCTCTGGTTCGGGCTCGTTCTCGAAGCGCATCCCGTAGGAGAGCCCCGCACAGCCGCCCTGCTGGACGTAGAGTCGCAGGCCCGCCTCGCCCGCGTCCATCCCCTCGCCGTCCATCAGCTCCCGGGCCTGTTCGGCGGCTGGCTCGGTGGCCGTGACGACGACGTCTTCCTCGCCCTGTCCGGCGGTGGTGCTCATGGGAACACGTTCGCATGCTGCGGGGAAAAGGATGACGCCCCTACTCCTCGGTGAACCGCGCGTCGACGCTGGCAGCGTGGCCCTCCAGTCCCTCGGCGTCCGCGAGCGTCGTCACCGTCTCCCGGAGGTCGGCGAGCGCGTCCCGGT contains:
- a CDS encoding dodecin, giving the protein MVYKKIELIGTSEESFDDAADDAIDRAEDTLQNVKWAEVIDQGVEIANAEDRQYQVEMKVAFELQD
- a CDS encoding HesB/IscA family protein, coding for MSTTAGQGEEDVVVTATEPAAEQARELMDGEGMDAGEAGLRLYVQQGGCAGLSYGMRFENEPEPEDEIFESNGIRLFVDQSSLNYVGGSQLAYEGGLQGAGFHVQNPNVESECGCGESFRT
- a CDS encoding metal-dependent hydrolase; the protein is MFVGHATFAFGAVALLALQFGRSRERALALGVFAGLFAAVPDVDMAYAVVGLVGADPTSPTAAASSFWGASTVVHRAVTHSLVVAVPAAAAFALAPTHRRLAAVALLGLVAVVGTTAGVLGVFVVALFAVAGWLVAVGGHHWGVRGPALFGVALAGLASHPFGDLLTGEPPRLLYPLDVVVFDGRLTLSADPTLHLLGAFGVELVAIWVGVVAALALADHRLTDHVNGRAAVGAAYALAVLVVPPPTLDVSYHFVFSVVAVGLVAAVPVPRGRSIPRPTPFNALVTGLTAVTLAGTAYAVAYVGGLA
- a CDS encoding mechanosensitive ion channel domain-containing protein, whose amino-acid sequence is MQTDTPSSLSELVNRAIDGFVGNVVDALPELLTGVVFLALAAVLIRAVVAVLRWFLARIYRNQPIYVQLGATLASILLWFGALLAFLSAVGLPEIAAALGTASGFLALGVSYALSGMLADAVAGIYLLRDPDFNPGDTVVTGDVTGTVETIELRKTRFAVGEDIVVRANAEVEKKWTKKPD
- a CDS encoding serine hydrolase, which encodes MSRVDELDPETRDAVESFVSEWLADEHVPGASVALVDCAEPRSAEDASGEGRSSSHRSSGQSPREGGDQPRAGDHVVYADGFGARDLESNAPATPDTVFGVASVTKSFVATSVLRLVDEGHLSVDDPVTDYVPYFRDLDDPPTVHELLSHTSGMPSDGASVALISRFVGGDAATAPLSSDADVRRNVRDSLAERSDGERFFYYNTGYTVLGELVEAIDGRPFPEYVDDEVLGPLGMDRSVVRADPGDVADGMTPYRLDDGDLEETAFPVKGVGAAGGLLSTASDLAAYLQFAMHGDERVLPDDLLDLAQEPHATRQERVDGAANQYGYGWMRQPLLGDELVEHSGDLAVSSAYVGFLEDAGVGVAVLANTSPEVHPSFVGRALLALVRGEDPDDAVPFYALRAKCRRVAGRYESFRSAMTADVEATGGTLQATFETALGEESVTAFPESLDPTDHRFYTVDAGGNRQPLTFEETDEGLDCYYQRWRLHESDE
- a CDS encoding DUF7116 family protein → MGTVTTPPDEQARSIFADLGYSLAGDGAEFSATRDWKEIRVSAVTENVDTPDDSGYRCFVTWADEADALERQLRRVDPPYEWAVMGVEEDGDYEVARAPPVE
- a CDS encoding pyridoxal-phosphate-dependent aminotransferase family protein, with amino-acid sequence MTDAPDIGELNPPQRTLMGPGPSPVHPRVLKAMSTPLVGHLDPSFVDIMDETQELLRYAFQTDNEWTIPVSGTGSAAMEAAIGNLVEPGDTVLAPTNGYFGDRMAAMARRAGGDVVRVGAPWGEPLDPDDVADACEEFDPDVFGFVHAETSTGVKQPDVPAITEAAHDHDALVIADTVTSIGGVELHVDDWNVDVAYAGPQKCLSCPPGASPLTLNDVAMDKVLDREEPARSWYLDLSLLEGYWGDERAYHHTAPVSNVYALREALRLVAEEGIEARWERHLEMAGALKAGVEAMGLGLNPEDDYWLPSLNAVRVPDGVDDGAVIDYVLDAYDLEIAAGLGDLSGDVFRIGCMGHGARPENVTLVVAALADAFDALGADVDADAGLAATRESLR